In a genomic window of Amycolatopsis japonica:
- a CDS encoding NAD(P)-dependent alcohol dehydrogenase, producing MTITTGTVRATAAVLRTPDGPFRLEDVVLDAPGRGEVVVRIAGVGLCHTDLLPRTPVVKPPVIAGHEAAGVVEAVGDGVADPLVGDHVVLSFDSCGDCANCLAAQPAYCESFWPRNMSGKRADRSTGARDAEGNAVKGRWFGQSSFATHAVVAARNTIKVDPALPLELLGPLACGVLTGAGSVFNSLDLGPGTGLAVFGAGTVGLSAIMAARVAGATTIVAVDLNPERLRLAEELGATHVVDATTPDLTQHLKKLTGGGLEYTLDTTGVPTVITTAIDVLRLRGVCGLLGVQRGALAIRPDQFALGRTVKGILEGDAVPKLLIPRLIALWRQGRFPFDKLITTFPLDEINDAEAAMHAGSVVKPVLLPTPTKEL from the coding sequence ATGACCATCACGACCGGCACCGTGCGAGCGACCGCCGCCGTGCTCCGCACACCGGACGGGCCGTTCCGGCTCGAAGACGTCGTCCTGGACGCCCCCGGCCGCGGCGAGGTCGTCGTGCGGATCGCCGGGGTCGGGCTCTGCCACACCGACCTGCTGCCCCGCACGCCGGTCGTGAAGCCACCGGTGATCGCCGGCCACGAGGCCGCCGGAGTGGTGGAGGCCGTCGGTGACGGCGTCGCCGACCCGCTGGTCGGCGACCACGTCGTGCTCTCCTTCGACTCCTGCGGTGACTGCGCGAACTGCCTGGCCGCCCAGCCTGCGTACTGCGAGTCGTTCTGGCCCCGCAACATGTCGGGCAAGCGTGCCGACCGCTCGACGGGGGCCCGCGACGCCGAGGGCAACGCCGTCAAAGGCCGGTGGTTCGGCCAGTCCTCCTTCGCCACACACGCCGTCGTCGCGGCGCGCAACACCATCAAGGTCGACCCGGCGCTGCCGCTGGAACTGCTCGGCCCGCTGGCCTGCGGTGTCCTGACCGGCGCCGGGTCGGTCTTCAACTCCCTCGATCTCGGACCCGGAACCGGCCTGGCCGTGTTCGGCGCCGGAACCGTCGGGCTCTCCGCGATCATGGCCGCCCGCGTCGCCGGGGCGACGACCATCGTCGCGGTCGATCTCAATCCGGAACGGTTGCGGCTCGCCGAAGAACTGGGCGCCACCCACGTCGTCGACGCCACGACCCCGGACCTGACCCAGCACCTGAAGAAACTCACGGGCGGCGGTCTCGAGTACACCTTGGACACCACCGGTGTCCCCACGGTGATCACCACCGCGATCGACGTGCTCCGCCTGCGCGGAGTGTGCGGGCTGCTCGGAGTGCAGCGCGGGGCGCTCGCGATCAGGCCCGATCAGTTCGCGCTCGGCCGCACCGTCAAGGGAATCCTCGAAGGCGACGCCGTGCCCAAGCTGCTGATTCCGCGGCTCATCGCGCTGTGGCGGCAGGGCCGGTTCCCGTTCGACAAGCTCATCACCACCTTCCCCCTGGACGAGATCAACGACGCGGAGGCCGCGATGCATGCCGGTTCCGTCGTGAAACCCGTCCTGTTGCCCACCCCGACCAAGGAGCTGTGA
- a CDS encoding esterase/lipase family protein, producing the protein MVARTIPAVFAVLAMTLFGVPAAAAEDPGPPLAAPEAAMDAAVTCTPDIEDAKANPVLLVHGTGSTPRESWSWNYERALPALGVPVCAVALPERALISVPVANEYLVHAIRHVHDLSGRKVSLLGHSQGGTHILWSLRFWPDLPGKVDDVVALSGDFHGTVIGNLVCAGPCTAISWQARIGSNLLTRMTRDPLPPGPSYTTVQTVFDEVVTPAPQAGRLDGAANFTVQDFCPGRLADHVTMLADDVAWQIAADALTHDGPAVASRIKARCWKPFLPNVNLLGLADAIPTVGSALGGILGLTQPKLPAEPELPDYTRP; encoded by the coding sequence ATGGTTGCTCGCACGATCCCGGCGGTGTTCGCCGTCCTGGCCATGACCCTTTTCGGGGTGCCCGCGGCGGCGGCCGAAGACCCCGGCCCGCCGCTGGCGGCGCCGGAGGCCGCGATGGACGCGGCCGTCACGTGCACCCCTGACATCGAGGACGCCAAGGCCAACCCGGTGCTGCTGGTGCACGGCACCGGCTCGACGCCGAGGGAGTCCTGGAGCTGGAACTACGAACGCGCCCTGCCCGCGCTGGGGGTCCCGGTGTGCGCGGTGGCGCTGCCGGAACGAGCGCTGATCAGCGTTCCCGTCGCCAACGAGTACCTCGTTCACGCCATCCGCCACGTCCACGACCTGAGCGGCCGCAAGGTTTCCCTCCTGGGCCACAGCCAGGGCGGCACGCACATCCTGTGGTCCCTGCGGTTCTGGCCCGACCTGCCGGGCAAGGTCGACGACGTGGTCGCACTGTCCGGTGACTTCCACGGCACCGTGATCGGCAACCTCGTCTGCGCAGGCCCCTGCACGGCGATTTCCTGGCAGGCCCGGATCGGTTCGAACCTGCTGACCAGGATGACCCGTGACCCCCTCCCTCCAGGGCCGTCCTACACCACCGTCCAGACCGTGTTCGACGAGGTCGTCACCCCGGCGCCGCAAGCGGGACGGCTCGACGGCGCGGCGAACTTCACCGTCCAGGACTTCTGTCCCGGCCGCCTCGCCGACCACGTCACGATGCTCGCCGACGACGTCGCCTGGCAGATCGCCGCCGACGCCCTCACCCACGACGGCCCCGCTGTCGCGAGCCGCATCAAGGCCCGATGCTGGAAACCCTTCCTGCCCAACGTGAACCTGCTCGGTCTCGCCGATGCCATTCCCACGGTCGGCAGCGCTCTCGGCGGCATCCTGGGCCTGACTCAGCCGAAGCTGCCCGCCGAACCCGAGCTGCCCGACTACACCCGACCGTAG
- a CDS encoding AMP-binding protein, with amino-acid sequence MTEPLTFPEAFQHTVSVKPDAVSLRTLDDSPDLTWRAYGEAVRRIAGGLAALGVHRGQTVATMLTNRTEFHLSETAASHLGATTFSIYNTSSPEQIGYLLGHAGTRVVICERQFAGRISAAGGPVEHLLVVDDGDLDRLTPSPGFDFEASWRSVRPDDVLCLLYTSGTTGPPKGVEHTHRGALALARSFTSSFPMGDDDTEISYLPAAHAADRFLSHYFAMRYGVEVTPVADLRQLPAALAAVHPTTFAAVPRVWEKIKLGLEMRLQADPGLAAGFRAGEPRVLAAVRAQSGLDKLRWALSGAAAIPPDVYAFLELLGIPVSEAWGMSECGLGIGSPPAQARAGTIGAPLPGLETRLTEDGELLVRGPFLMKGYRNDPAKTAETIDPEGWLHTGDIVTVADDGHITIVDRKKELIINASGKNMSPTNIENAISSGSPLIGPMMVVGDNKPYNVALITLDPDVAAAFGEKLDLEPDPAVLVKDERIRHAVQDAVDTGNAKLSRVEQVKQFTLVPAFWEPGGDEITPTMKVRRKPIAQKYATEIAELYTRRADG; translated from the coding sequence ATGACCGAGCCCCTGACCTTTCCCGAGGCGTTCCAGCACACCGTCTCGGTCAAGCCGGACGCCGTCTCGCTGCGCACTTTGGACGACAGCCCGGACCTCACCTGGCGCGCCTACGGAGAGGCGGTACGCCGCATCGCGGGCGGGCTCGCCGCGCTGGGTGTCCACCGTGGACAGACCGTCGCGACGATGTTGACCAACCGCACCGAGTTCCATTTGAGCGAGACCGCCGCCTCTCATCTCGGAGCGACGACGTTCTCGATCTACAACACCAGCTCCCCGGAGCAGATCGGCTACCTGCTCGGCCACGCCGGCACGAGGGTGGTGATCTGTGAACGGCAGTTCGCCGGCCGGATCAGCGCGGCGGGCGGCCCGGTCGAGCATCTCCTGGTCGTCGACGACGGCGACCTCGACCGGCTGACACCCTCCCCCGGCTTCGACTTCGAGGCTTCCTGGCGTTCGGTGCGGCCGGATGACGTGCTCTGCCTGCTCTACACGTCGGGGACGACCGGGCCCCCGAAAGGCGTCGAGCACACCCACCGCGGCGCGCTCGCGCTGGCGAGGAGCTTCACCTCGTCTTTTCCGATGGGCGACGACGACACGGAGATCTCGTATCTGCCCGCAGCCCACGCCGCGGACCGGTTCCTCAGCCATTACTTCGCCATGCGCTACGGCGTCGAAGTCACTCCGGTCGCCGATCTGCGGCAACTACCCGCCGCGTTGGCCGCCGTGCACCCGACGACGTTCGCGGCGGTACCGCGGGTCTGGGAGAAGATCAAGCTGGGACTGGAGATGCGGCTGCAAGCCGATCCCGGACTCGCCGCGGGCTTCCGGGCCGGTGAACCACGGGTACTGGCCGCCGTACGCGCCCAGTCCGGCTTGGACAAGCTTCGCTGGGCCCTGTCCGGCGCCGCCGCGATCCCGCCCGACGTCTACGCCTTCCTCGAACTTCTCGGAATTCCCGTCAGCGAGGCATGGGGCATGTCGGAGTGCGGCCTCGGCATCGGCTCGCCGCCCGCACAGGCTCGAGCGGGAACGATCGGTGCACCCCTGCCCGGACTCGAAACCCGCCTGACCGAGGACGGCGAACTCCTGGTGCGCGGGCCCTTCCTGATGAAGGGGTACCGCAACGACCCGGCCAAGACCGCCGAGACGATCGACCCGGAAGGCTGGTTGCACACCGGCGACATCGTGACCGTCGCCGACGACGGTCACATCACGATCGTCGACCGCAAGAAGGAGCTGATCATCAACGCGAGCGGCAAGAACATGTCCCCCACCAACATCGAGAACGCCATCAGCTCAGGCTCCCCGCTCATCGGCCCGATGATGGTGGTCGGTGACAACAAGCCCTACAACGTCGCACTGATCACCCTGGACCCCGACGTCGCCGCGGCCTTCGGCGAGAAACTCGACCTCGAACCCGACCCCGCCGTCCTGGTCAAGGACGAGCGCATCCGGCACGCGGTCCAGGACGCGGTCGACACCGGAAACGCGAAGCTCTCGCGAGTGGAGCAGGTCAAGCAGTTCACCCTGGTCCCGGCGTTCTGGGAACCCGGCGGCGACGAGATCACCCCGACGATGAAGGTCCGGCGCAAACCCATCGCCCAGAAGTACGCGACCGAGATCGCCGAGCTGTACACCCGGCGCGCGGACGGCTGA
- a CDS encoding crotonase/enoyl-CoA hydratase family protein, whose amino-acid sequence MADTLPTDEPPATLRRIGHVALITLNRPQVMNAVNAAMSVAVEAAVDEFAADPELRVGVLTGAGRAFSAGADLKEVAAGRPLITREQRERGFGGFLKRRLDKPVIAAVNGYAFGGGTELMLACDLAVMSDSAELGLPEVTRGIIAAGGGLLRLARRVPLAIALEATLTGAPITAESALHWGLVNRVVPQEKVLDEALALANVIAANAPLAVQASKRVIHQMLALGSDWEPAAWELSDAEAVTVMKTADAKEGPRAFAEKRKPSWEGR is encoded by the coding sequence ATGGCAGACACCTTGCCCACCGACGAACCCCCGGCGACCTTGCGCCGGATCGGGCACGTCGCGCTCATCACCTTGAACCGGCCCCAGGTGATGAACGCCGTCAACGCCGCGATGTCGGTGGCGGTGGAGGCCGCGGTCGACGAGTTCGCCGCCGACCCCGAGCTGCGTGTCGGTGTGCTGACCGGCGCGGGCCGCGCCTTCAGCGCCGGAGCGGACCTCAAGGAGGTCGCGGCCGGCCGTCCGCTCATCACCCGGGAGCAGCGCGAACGCGGCTTCGGCGGGTTCCTCAAGCGCCGGCTGGACAAACCGGTGATCGCCGCGGTCAACGGCTACGCGTTCGGCGGTGGCACGGAGCTCATGCTCGCCTGCGACCTGGCGGTGATGAGCGACAGCGCCGAGCTCGGGCTGCCCGAGGTCACCCGCGGCATCATCGCCGCGGGTGGGGGCCTGTTGCGGCTGGCCCGGCGCGTCCCGCTGGCGATCGCCCTGGAGGCCACCCTCACCGGCGCGCCGATCACGGCCGAGTCCGCGTTGCACTGGGGTCTGGTCAACCGGGTCGTTCCTCAGGAGAAGGTGCTCGACGAGGCTCTGGCGCTGGCGAACGTGATCGCGGCGAACGCGCCATTGGCGGTGCAGGCCAGCAAACGTGTCATTCACCAGATGCTCGCGCTCGGTTCGGACTGGGAGCCTGCCGCTTGGGAGCTGTCCGACGCCGAGGCGGTCACGGTCATGAAGACCGCCGACGCCAAGGAGGGGCCCCGCGCGTTCGCGGAGAAACGTAAGCCCAGCTGGGAAGGCCGGTGA
- a CDS encoding thiolase family protein, with product MGGTAIAGLGLTDVGKIYDRSATDLAAEAVRLAAVDAGLAMSEVDGLLVTPGVRGAPRLSLQKVLGLTDLCLLAEISALGAGPAVMIAHAAAAIERGEATAVACVFADTPLKPQGSGRDAFGGSGRSLPKGFAGYHAGIGAVTPNLFYALAARRHFETYGTTSEQLGAIAVAQRAWAADNPDAQHRAPLTLAEHQNSPLIADPLRLLDCCLVSNGAAAVIVTSAGRARDLAQPPVGVLGWGQAHPGRVMHRDSRFGLRTGAAESGPRALRMAGVTVDDVDLLQLYDCYTYTVLVTLEDYGFCPKGEGGKFVADGRLAPGGSLPCNTGGGQLSAYYLTGFTPIVEAVIQGRGQAGARQAARRDVIMVSGNGGILEHHATLILSGAGR from the coding sequence ATGGGTGGGACGGCGATCGCCGGACTCGGTCTCACCGACGTCGGCAAGATCTATGACCGCAGCGCGACCGACCTGGCCGCCGAGGCCGTACGTCTGGCCGCCGTCGACGCCGGACTGGCGATGTCCGAAGTGGACGGGCTGCTCGTCACCCCCGGTGTGCGAGGAGCGCCGCGGTTGTCGCTGCAGAAAGTCCTCGGGTTGACCGACCTGTGCCTGCTCGCCGAGATCAGCGCGCTGGGCGCCGGTCCGGCGGTGATGATCGCCCACGCCGCGGCGGCGATCGAGCGTGGCGAGGCGACCGCCGTCGCCTGCGTGTTCGCCGACACGCCGCTCAAGCCGCAGGGTTCCGGCCGGGACGCGTTCGGCGGGTCCGGGCGTTCACTGCCGAAGGGTTTCGCCGGGTATCACGCGGGAATCGGGGCGGTGACCCCTAACCTGTTCTACGCCTTGGCCGCGCGCAGGCACTTCGAGACCTACGGCACGACCAGCGAACAGCTCGGCGCGATCGCCGTGGCCCAGCGCGCGTGGGCGGCGGACAACCCCGACGCTCAGCACCGCGCACCGCTGACACTGGCCGAACACCAGAACTCGCCGCTCATCGCCGACCCGCTGCGTCTGCTGGACTGCTGCCTGGTGTCCAACGGCGCCGCCGCGGTCATCGTCACCAGCGCCGGCCGCGCCCGCGACCTCGCCCAGCCCCCGGTCGGCGTCCTCGGCTGGGGTCAGGCACATCCGGGGCGGGTGATGCACCGCGACTCACGCTTCGGCCTGCGCACGGGCGCCGCCGAGTCCGGGCCGCGGGCGCTGCGCATGGCCGGGGTCACCGTAGACGACGTCGACCTCCTGCAGCTGTACGACTGCTACACCTACACCGTCCTGGTCACGCTCGAGGACTACGGCTTCTGCCCGAAAGGCGAGGGCGGGAAGTTCGTCGCCGACGGACGGCTCGCCCCCGGCGGTTCCCTGCCGTGCAACACCGGCGGCGGCCAGCTGTCGGCCTACTACCTGACCGGGTTCACCCCCATCGTCGAAGCCGTGATCCAGGGGCGCGGACAGGCCGGAGCACGCCAAGCCGCCCGGCGGGACGTGATCATGGTCAGCGGCAACGGCGGCATCCTCGAACACCACGCGACCCTGATCCTGAGCGGAGCGGGCCGATGA
- a CDS encoding Zn-ribbon domain-containing OB-fold protein, whose amino-acid sequence MTEHAWPPITRDAKSGPFFDAAARDELLIKHCDRCAQAAAPDAAVCPGCGGIELSWVRAAGTATLVSWTVVHRAPNRAYTDLVPYTVGIVELTEGPWLHTRVDTATPSAGMPLRAGFVHADGSESHPIFTAGV is encoded by the coding sequence ATGACCGAGCACGCCTGGCCTCCCATCACCCGTGACGCGAAGAGCGGCCCGTTCTTCGACGCCGCGGCACGGGACGAACTGCTGATCAAACACTGCGACCGCTGCGCGCAGGCGGCGGCACCGGATGCCGCCGTGTGCCCGGGCTGTGGCGGTATCGAACTGAGCTGGGTTCGCGCGGCGGGAACGGCGACGTTGGTGTCCTGGACCGTCGTGCACCGTGCACCCAACCGGGCCTACACCGACCTCGTTCCCTACACCGTCGGGATCGTCGAACTCACCGAAGGCCCCTGGCTCCACACACGGGTGGACACCGCCACGCCGTCGGCCGGGATGCCCCTGCGCGCCGGGTTCGTGCACGCCGACGGCAGCGAAAGCCATCCGATCTTCACCGCGGGAGTGTGA
- a CDS encoding AMP-binding protein, whose amino-acid sequence MPELDLASLHEAIAAELGDEPCVIADRVVSWREMTDRTRRLAAVLRDHGLGRRAEDVEAWETGQDHLGVLLHNGSEYLEGVLGAHKASVAPFNINYRYTQEELAYLLRDAHPSALLYAARFAPALAEVLPRLDHSPLLLQVDDGTPGPLLPGALDYETALAGADPADGAPETSPADAHLLYTGGTTGMPKGVIWRVGDLVAGPMGVRDRDGSALTDVEQAVRRALAIRGRVLPAPPLMHGAGTGIALGGWLSGATVVIQPRPEHFDAATLLETCERRHVTSLAIVGDAFGAPLVAELELRPRPLPDLRLIVNSGAALREEIKTRLKELLPQLRITDMLGSSETGLHAKRGSGNRFAGKGNAVVLADDRARILAPGDDEIGWLAQGGHIPRGYLGDRDKTAATFVTVDETRYSVPGDRARLLADGGIEFFGREATTINTGGEKVFAEEVEQVLRALPGVADALVVGRASERWGQEVVALYQSATEVPPTADELAAGCRERLAGYKVPKEFIRTDKVHRHDNGKADYTWARDAAETRKGGTPACSASAAARTKS is encoded by the coding sequence ATGCCCGAACTGGACTTGGCGTCCCTGCACGAAGCCATCGCCGCCGAACTCGGCGACGAACCCTGTGTGATCGCCGACCGCGTGGTGTCCTGGCGCGAGATGACCGACCGCACCCGCAGGCTCGCCGCGGTCCTGAGGGATCACGGCCTGGGCCGCCGCGCCGAGGACGTCGAGGCGTGGGAGACCGGGCAGGACCATCTCGGGGTGTTGCTGCACAACGGATCCGAATACCTCGAAGGGGTGCTCGGCGCGCACAAGGCGTCCGTGGCGCCCTTCAACATCAACTACCGGTACACCCAGGAGGAACTCGCGTATCTGCTGCGCGACGCACACCCGAGCGCGCTGCTGTACGCGGCCCGCTTCGCCCCCGCGCTCGCGGAGGTACTTCCCCGGCTCGACCACTCGCCGCTCCTGCTGCAAGTCGACGATGGAACACCCGGACCGCTGCTGCCGGGCGCGCTCGACTACGAGACAGCGCTCGCCGGGGCCGACCCGGCCGACGGAGCGCCGGAAACGAGCCCGGCCGACGCTCACCTGCTCTACACCGGCGGTACAACCGGGATGCCCAAGGGCGTCATCTGGCGGGTCGGTGACCTGGTCGCCGGGCCGATGGGGGTGCGCGACCGCGACGGCTCCGCCCTCACCGACGTCGAGCAGGCCGTCCGCCGGGCCCTCGCGATCCGAGGCCGCGTCCTGCCCGCTCCCCCGCTGATGCACGGCGCCGGCACCGGTATCGCGCTCGGCGGCTGGCTCAGCGGTGCCACCGTGGTGATCCAGCCCCGTCCCGAACACTTCGACGCGGCCACGCTGCTCGAGACCTGCGAGCGCCGGCACGTCACGTCGCTGGCCATCGTCGGCGACGCGTTCGGTGCTCCCCTGGTGGCCGAGCTCGAACTGCGGCCGCGGCCGTTGCCGGACCTGCGGCTGATCGTCAACAGCGGAGCGGCCCTGCGCGAGGAAATCAAGACCCGCCTGAAGGAACTGCTGCCACAGCTGCGGATCACGGACATGCTCGGCTCCTCCGAAACGGGGCTGCACGCCAAACGGGGCTCCGGCAACCGGTTCGCGGGCAAGGGCAACGCCGTGGTGCTCGCCGACGACCGCGCCCGTATCCTCGCCCCCGGCGATGACGAGATCGGCTGGCTGGCCCAGGGCGGCCACATCCCTCGCGGTTACCTCGGCGACCGGGACAAGACCGCCGCCACCTTCGTCACCGTGGACGAGACGCGGTACTCGGTGCCGGGTGACCGGGCGCGACTGCTCGCCGACGGCGGCATCGAGTTCTTCGGCCGTGAGGCCACCACCATCAACACCGGGGGCGAGAAGGTCTTCGCCGAGGAAGTCGAACAGGTCCTCCGGGCCTTGCCGGGCGTCGCGGACGCCCTGGTCGTGGGACGCGCCAGCGAACGCTGGGGCCAGGAAGTCGTCGCGCTCTACCAATCCGCCACCGAGGTCCCCCCGACCGCGGACGAGCTCGCCGCGGGCTGCCGAGAACGGCTCGCGGGCTACAAGGTCCCGAAGGAATTCATCCGGACCGACAAAGTCCACCGGCACGACAACGGCAAGGCCGACTACACGTGGGCCCGCGACGCCGCGGAGACGAGGAAGGGCGGGACGCCCGCCTGCTCGGCATCGGCGGCGGCGCGAACGAAGTCATGA
- a CDS encoding ferredoxin: MKIVLDRGRCTGLGICESLAPDHFEIDDNGDLVLLDEVAEGDALAEVEAAVAGCPTEALRLEH; the protein is encoded by the coding sequence ATGAAGATCGTGCTGGACAGGGGCCGCTGCACCGGCCTGGGAATCTGCGAATCGCTGGCGCCGGACCATTTCGAGATCGACGACAACGGCGATCTCGTCCTGCTCGACGAGGTCGCCGAGGGGGACGCGCTCGCGGAGGTCGAAGCGGCCGTGGCGGGTTGTCCCACCGAGGCGTTGCGGCTGGAGCACTGA
- a CDS encoding NAD(P)/FAD-dependent oxidoreductase, translating into MGGLVVVGASLAGLRAVEAARKTGFDGPITLIGAEEHLPYDRPPLSKAFLAKEDTAPPMFRDEQVLRDELGVHLALGRPASGVDTRRRTVRVGDEEYGYGALVIATGARARTVPGWDTLRGVYTLRTLDDAIAVRTALTPGTNLVVVGAGFIGSEVASSARDRGLTVTIVEAQPTPLVRAVGAHMGAACSSLHARNGTTLRCGVGVAAIEGDGAVERVRLSDGTVLKADMVVVGVGASPATQWLAGSGLTLEDGVVCDETLHTGAPGVYAAGDVARWHNPMFSRHMRLEHWTSAAEQGALAARNALDPANARPYATVPYFWSDWYGSRFQFVGIPATDEVRVVDGDTDGAGFTALYREGDRLAGALTLNRPRDIMKYRRLIAGESSWDDGLAFAKTRTT; encoded by the coding sequence GTGGGCGGCCTTGTCGTGGTCGGCGCGTCACTGGCCGGGCTGCGCGCGGTCGAGGCCGCCCGCAAGACCGGCTTCGACGGGCCGATCACCCTCATCGGCGCCGAAGAACACCTGCCCTACGACCGGCCCCCGCTGTCGAAAGCCTTTCTGGCAAAGGAAGACACCGCGCCGCCGATGTTCCGCGACGAGCAGGTACTGCGCGACGAACTCGGCGTGCACCTGGCCCTCGGCCGGCCGGCGTCCGGTGTGGACACCCGTCGCAGGACGGTCCGCGTCGGCGACGAGGAGTACGGGTACGGCGCGCTGGTGATCGCGACCGGTGCCCGCGCCCGCACCGTCCCCGGCTGGGACACGCTGCGCGGCGTGTACACCCTGCGCACCCTCGACGACGCGATCGCCGTGCGCACGGCCCTCACCCCCGGCACGAACCTGGTCGTGGTCGGGGCCGGCTTCATCGGCTCCGAGGTCGCCTCCAGCGCACGGGACCGCGGGCTCACGGTGACCATCGTGGAAGCCCAGCCCACTCCCCTGGTCCGGGCCGTCGGCGCGCACATGGGCGCGGCGTGCTCGTCGCTGCACGCACGCAACGGCACCACGTTGCGCTGTGGCGTCGGTGTGGCCGCGATCGAAGGCGACGGCGCGGTGGAACGGGTCCGGCTTTCCGACGGCACAGTGCTCAAGGCGGACATGGTCGTCGTGGGAGTGGGCGCGTCCCCGGCCACCCAGTGGCTGGCCGGTTCCGGCCTGACACTGGAAGACGGCGTGGTCTGCGACGAGACGCTCCACACCGGAGCTCCCGGCGTCTACGCCGCGGGCGACGTCGCCCGCTGGCACAACCCGATGTTCTCCCGGCACATGCGGCTGGAGCATTGGACCAGTGCGGCCGAACAGGGTGCGCTGGCGGCGCGCAACGCACTGGATCCCGCCAACGCCCGCCCGTACGCGACCGTGCCGTACTTCTGGTCGGACTGGTACGGCAGCCGCTTCCAGTTCGTCGGCATCCCGGCGACCGACGAAGTACGCGTCGTCGACGGCGACACCGACGGTGCCGGCTTCACCGCGCTCTACCGCGAAGGCGACCGGCTCGCCGGGGCACTCACCCTGAACCGGCCGCGGGACATCATGAAGTACCGCCGGCTCATCGCCGGAGAGTCCTCCTGGGACGACGGCCTCGCCTTCGCGAAGACTCGCACCACTTGA
- a CDS encoding cytochrome P450 — protein MTLPDLGDPDTYQDGFPHALFARLRRESPVVWCPEPATDGFDGGPGLWAVTRHADVVAAGKRTEVFSSHEGGTFIRDSSPRELRDMRRAMLNTDPPEHSKLRRIVSKAFTPRVVAGMSESITRHARDVVDKLGDGGDLDFVEHVSAEMPLLVLADILGVPPGDRHLLYDWTNRMVGFGDPQVGDPKSYVSAFIELFAYAAELTKRKRAHPTDDVWSLAVNAEVDGERLSDDDLDRFFQLLVIAGNETTRNLFNGTILTLSQHPDQWRRLRADPGLLPTAIEEILRYFPPVTQFRRTAVQDIELGGQRIRAGDKVVLCYASANRDEDVFTEPDRFDITRTENPHVSFGAGPHFCLGNAVARLEARALLPILFDRFPTIEVIGEPVRARSNFINGISELPVRLSTAVGALA, from the coding sequence GTGACACTTCCCGACCTGGGCGATCCCGACACGTATCAGGACGGCTTCCCGCACGCCTTGTTCGCCCGCTTGCGCCGCGAGAGCCCGGTCGTGTGGTGCCCTGAACCGGCCACCGACGGCTTCGACGGCGGCCCCGGCCTCTGGGCCGTCACCCGTCACGCCGACGTCGTGGCGGCAGGCAAACGCACCGAGGTGTTCAGCTCCCACGAGGGCGGCACGTTCATCCGCGACAGCAGCCCCCGGGAGCTGCGCGACATGCGCCGCGCGATGCTCAACACCGACCCACCGGAGCATTCGAAACTGCGCCGGATCGTCAGCAAGGCGTTCACCCCGCGCGTCGTGGCGGGGATGAGCGAATCGATCACCCGCCATGCCCGCGATGTGGTGGACAAGCTCGGCGACGGCGGCGATCTGGACTTCGTCGAGCACGTTTCGGCCGAGATGCCACTGCTCGTGCTCGCGGACATCCTCGGTGTCCCACCCGGCGACCGCCATCTGCTCTACGACTGGACCAACCGCATGGTCGGCTTCGGTGACCCGCAGGTCGGCGATCCCAAGTCGTATGTCTCGGCGTTCATCGAGTTGTTCGCCTACGCCGCGGAGCTGACCAAGCGGAAGCGGGCGCATCCGACCGACGATGTCTGGAGTCTGGCGGTCAACGCCGAGGTCGACGGCGAACGGCTGTCCGACGACGACCTCGACCGGTTCTTCCAGCTGCTGGTCATCGCCGGCAACGAGACCACGCGGAACCTGTTCAACGGCACCATCCTGACGCTGTCACAGCACCCGGACCAATGGCGGCGGCTGCGGGCCGACCCCGGACTGCTGCCGACCGCGATCGAAGAGATCCTGCGCTACTTCCCGCCGGTCACCCAGTTCCGGCGGACCGCGGTGCAGGACATCGAATTGGGTGGGCAGCGGATCCGGGCGGGCGACAAGGTGGTGCTCTGCTACGCCTCGGCGAACCGGGACGAGGACGTCTTCACCGAGCCCGACCGGTTCGACATCACCCGTACCGAGAACCCGCACGTGTCCTTCGGCGCCGGCCCGCACTTCTGCCTCGGCAACGCCGTGGCACGCCTCGAAGCACGGGCGCTGCTGCCGATCCTGTTCGACCGGTTCCCCACCATCGAGGTGATCGGCGAACCGGTGCGCGCGCGATCCAACTTCATCAACGGGATCAGCGAGCTCCCCGTCCGCTTGTCCACCGCAGTCGGCGCTCTCGCCTGA